A genomic region of Larimichthys crocea isolate SSNF unplaced genomic scaffold, L_crocea_2.0 scaffold148, whole genome shotgun sequence contains the following coding sequences:
- the cdk20 gene encoding cyclin-dependent kinase 20, whose product MEQYSILGRVGEGAHGIVFKAKHIETGETVALKKVALRRLEDGIPNQALREIKALQEIEDNQHVVKLKDVFPHGTGFVLVFDFMLSDLSEVIRNSERPLTPAQVKGYMMMLLKGVAFLHHNNIMHRDLKPANLLISSSGHLKIADFGLARLFSEQEERLYSHQVATRWYRAPELLYGARKYDEGVDLWAVGCIFGELLNSSPLFPGENDIEQLCCVLRVLGTPTQDSWPEIVELPDYNKITFKENPAIPLEEIVPDTSPQAVDLLYKFLVYPSKQRCSARQVSPASSRTFIQSTNMSHEAERLTAATRQLINSCHWSDDSGCQSLSSSNVLPTPSSSLYSDPALTPPPALFLSSTPGWSSYYGNIYPSTSTSSDWVLPGSQTWGWGNVQERQCVSCGTSSAPLWRRDTAGDYLCNTCSQRSTNRPLLRPKRRAVISQRKEKCVNCFTTTTTLWRRNAAGEPVCNACGLYYKLHQVNRPLAMKKDRIQTRNRKVSNKNKWSQKSNQSETQLSRLAPPTEATTFESFSQLSSSSRFKDSNQ is encoded by the exons ATGGAGCAGTACAGCATCCTGGGCCGGGTCGGAGAAGGAGCTCACGGCATCGTGTTCAAGGCCAAACACATCGAG ACCGGGGAGACGGTGGCTCTGAAGAAGGTCGCTTTGAGGCGTCTGGAGGACGGCATCCCGAACCAGGCTCTGAGGGAGATCAAGGCCCTGCAGGAGATCGAGGACAACCAGCAC GTGGTCAAGCTGAAGGACGTGTTTCCTCATGGGACGGGTTTCGTCCTCGTCTTTGACTTCATGCTGTCTGACCTCTCTGAGGTCATCAGAAACTCTGAGCGACCTTTGACCCCGGctcaggtcaaaggttacatGATGATGCTGTTAAAGGGCGTGGCCTTCCTGCACCACAACAACATCATGCACCGC gacctGAAGCCGGCAAACCTCCTCATCAGCTCGTCAGGTCACCTGAAGATTGCAGACTTCGGTTTGGCAAGATTGTTTAGTGAGCAGGAAGAGAGACTGTACAGCCACCAGGTGGCCACCAG gtggtACCGAGCTCCTGAGCTGTTGTACGGAGCCCGAAAGTACGACGAGGGAGTCGACCTGTG ggcGGTGGGTTGTATCTTCGGGGAGCTCTTGAACTCGTCTCCTCTGTTTCCTGGAGAAAACGACATCGAACAGTTGTGCTGCGTCCTCAGAGTGCTGGGTACACCAACACAGGACAGCTGGCCg GAGATCGTTGAACTGCCAGATTACAATAAAATCACCTTTAAGGAGAATCCAGCGATCCCATTGGAGGAGATCGTCCCTGACACGTCTCCTCAGGCCGTCGACCTGCTCTACAAGTTCCTGGTTTATCCGTCCAAACAGCGCTGCTCCGCCAGACAG GTTAGCCCCGCCTCTTCACGCACCTTCATCCAATCAACAAACATGTCCCATGAGGCCGAGCGGCTGACCGCTGCCACTCGTCAGCTCATCAACTCCTGTCACTGGTCGGACGACTCTGGCTGTCAATCACTGAGCTCTTCAAATGTCCTGCCCACTCCTTCCTCGTCCTTATATAGTGATCCTGCGCTGACCCCGCCCCCCGCCCTCTTCCTGTCCTCAACACCTGGATGGAGCAGTTACTATGGCAACATTTACCCCTCCACATCGACCTCCTCTGATTGGGTGCTACCTGGCAGTCAGACATGGGGGTGGGGCAATGTACAAG agcGTCAGTGTGTGAGCTGTGGGACGAGCAGCGCCCCCCTGTGGAGGAGAGACACTGCAGGGGATTACCTGTGTAACACCTGCAGTCAGAGAAGCACCAACAGACCCCTGCTGAGACCCAAGAGGAGAGCT GTCATTagtcaaaggaaagaaaagtgtgtgaacTGTTTCACCACCACGACGACGCTGTGGAGGAGGAACGCTGCCGGAGAACCTGTGTGCAACGCCTGTGGACTGTACTACAAACTACACCAG gtcaaCCGGCCATTGGCgatgaagaaagacagaatCCAAACCAGGAACCGTAAAGTGTCCAATAAGAACAAGTGGAGCCAGAAATCCAACCAATCAGAGACTCAGCTGTCCAGACTGGCCCCGCCCACTGAGGCGACTACGTTTGAGTCGTTCAGTCAGCTGTCGTCCTCATCACGTTTTAAAGATTCGAATcagtga